From the genome of Pirellulaceae bacterium:
TTGAAAGGTGTAAGCCACACCGTACGAAAGAACTGTTCCGACGGGAATCAGAAGCAGCTTTGCGATGTCTCGGTTGCTGTCAGCCATTGGCGATATCTGCTTATTACACTGCACAGCGCAGCTTTAACGCCGCCCAGTTCACACAAACAGCCAACCACTAGCCATCGCTGTACAGTTTCGCGGCTGCTGAAATCATGTGGTCCCGATGCTTATCCAAATGCCCGTATACGCGGCTCACCATCGTCACATCTGAATGGCCAAGCAGCTCTGCAACCTCGGCGATCGACAATCCTTTCAACAGCCCATTCGTCGCAAACGTATGCCGATACGAATAGGCAACTACTGTCGACGGCAAGCCCAGATTTGTTCGCAGTCTCCTAATTTGACCAGACACGGAATCTTTTGTCCACGCACCGCCACGGGTATTTCGGAACAGCGGCCCTTTCGCATGCCTCGCAATCATCATCTTTGTTAAAGATTGTAGGCAGGGCGACAAATACACCACCAAGGGGCGGTTCGTCTTGGCTTTGGTCTTATGATCCTTGAAAATCCAGCAGCGACCATCAGCCGACACCTCCCTGGCGGTGACCTCTCGAATCTGCCTTGGCCGAGCCCCGCAGCGAGACGCGATCAAATACATCCGCAGCGCTGGACTGGCCGCCTGAACTAACATCTTGTGCTGTTCATCCGAAATCGTTTCGGTGCGAACATTAGCCGCCGGGCACTTCAGGTCATCCAATGGATTCGTTGCGATCTTCCCGCGTTTCTTTGCCCAATTGAACACAGTCTTAACCGCACGAATAGCATCCTTGCGAGTCGTTGGAGACCACTGCTTGACCTTCGTTTTTTCCTCTTCTGACCACTTCACCACGTCGACCGGCAACAAATGCTGAACCTGCTTACCCCCTAGCGCTGCCGAGAACTGATTCAAATACGACCAGTTGATCTTAAACTTAGCCTCAGCCTTTCGATGTTCATGTGACTGCAAGTACACCCTGACCAGCGTCCGTACATTTACCATTGGGCCTTCAGCAAACTTGCCGCCAAGCATTTGTCGCCAAATCTCAAATGCCGTTTTCTTGACTGAATCGAGGCGAATGAATTGCCCGTGATCGCCCTTCACATACCAGCACTTGCACGACTTTCTGTAGAACGGTTGGCGCATGAATCGACTCACCGAGACACTCTTGGGCAACGTGAGCCAGTGACTAAACCAGCTCGAATTGCCAGACTGTATTGAGTCCGATTCAGGTATTCAACGGAGTCGACTTCCGAAGAAACGGTGCAATTTTGGTGCAAACAACCCGCCAGGGGTGTTTTTCTCAAAACGCGATGTCGCCCTAACTCCTTACCTCCAAAAGAATTAGAAAATCGGGCCGGCGGGATTCGAACCCACGACCTCTACCACCCCAAGGTAGCGCGCTAGCCAGGCTGCGCTACGGCCCGATTTTTTATTCGTTCGAGGTTAATTCTCAAACGACGATACAAACGGTAGACAAATTGTGTGGCCTCGGACGACTAGCTGGAACACTCAGTTTTGCTGACGCAGTAGATGTGACTACACTACGGGCGACAGCCTGTCATACCAACCAAAATCGCTTCCGTTGCCGAAGAGCCTGTATTTTACTGGCAATAATTACCCTGGATAGTGCCCTGGCGATGGCCGACCGCGATCTTGGATAGCGATGGACGGCATAGTAGAATGCTTCTGAATAATCGACCGCGCTCGGCCGTAGCGTTAATTCTCGGTTGTTCTCACTTGTTTGTCCTGCTACTTGGCCGTCCCATTTGAGGTACTTCGTTATGCTTGCGTCAGGCTTTAAGCTACTGGCTGCGTTTGTCGGCGCAACCTGCTTTTCGTGCTTTGCCGTTGCTCAGGAGAGACAAGTGGACAACTTTAGCGATTCATCAACTCGCTCGGCCGAAGATGGCACCGCCGCTGACAGCCAGGGCGAGTTGGCTCGGGCTACCTTTGGCAATGGATGTTTCTGGTGCACGGAGGCCGTCTTCCAGAGAGTCAAAGGCGTTTCCGAGGTCGTCAGCGGATATATGGGTGGCAAGGTACCCAACCCTACCTATGAGCAGGTATCCACTAAAAAGACAGGCCATGCCGAGGTGCTTCACTTGCGCTATGACCCTAAAGTTGTGTCCTACGAAAAGCTGCTGGAGATTTTCTGGAAGACGCACGACCCGACGACTCCCAATCGCCAGGGGAACGACGTGGGGCCGCAATACCGAAGCGTCATTTTTTACCACGACGACAGTCAGCGCGAATTGGCCGAAAAATACAAAAAGCTACTGGACCAATCCAAGGCGTTTTCAAAACCGATCGTTACCGAAATCTCCCCTGCAGCGACCTTTTATCCTGCCGAAGACTATCACCAGAACTACTACAACTTGAACAAGAACGCCAATCCGTATTGCCGTATGATCCAGTACAAGCTGGAAAAGTTTCGCGAAGTCTTTCCAGATCAGGTAGATCCGGAAAAGGATCGCGTCAAATAGTCGATTCATGGCGCTGGAGAGAGACTTATTGTGGCTTGACGTCTAGCCACAAAGTGTCGTGCACCACGAATTGCCACTCGCCCTTGTAGACTTGCAACTCGCCGATAAAGTTCATAGCGTCGCCGACTTGGAACTTGCGGTACATTTTCAAGCGCAAGTCTTTGTCATGAGACCAGACGTCATATTGGTGATCAAACAGTCTGACTCGAAACGGCTTCTCGCCCGAAACTGTCGCTTGCACCAACAAAATCTGACCTAGGTAGTCTGCTGTTTGCAAAGCTGCATCCGAGCCAAGACTGTTGGCTAATTTCAATCCGTTGACGGTAACGGCTTGGTAGTTGACAGGCAGTGGCTGCGACGGGTTACCCTCGGTGGGACTGCCAGGGTTCTCCAGCTTCATGAACTGCTCAGTTGCACCTGGGGGAACAATTCGAAACCTGGCGTAGATTGGCAAGTGATCGGAAAAACCTCCGGCGGTACCATCCATCATCCGCCAGGGCAGGGGCGCCCGGGTGCCTGGCTGAGCATTTAAGTTCTCGAAAGCCGCGACCGTGAAGCTATTGTCGACGTACTGTAATCCCGTCGAGTCGTACATGCCGGATGAAATAATCATCTGCATCAGGGTTCCCCAATAGCCGCGATAGACATCGCTGCCGCGCCGATCTGTGGGTAGCTCGTACCACAAATTGTATAGCTTGGGAGCCGACCGCGATTGAACGGCCAACTCATCGCCCTGGCTACCCAGAACATCGTTCATTGCGGTTTGTGGCATGTCGTGGTAGCGTTCCGATTGATTGTAGTGACTGTTAAAGTCACCGCCGATGATCACGTCAGCCAGCGGTTCAGAAACAAATACTTGATCCAATCTCCGACGCAATACTTGGGCATTGTTCACACGAATTTTCTCGGACTCGGGGTCATCGGCACCCGACTTCCAGTGGTTGTTGAAGGTGTGCAGAAGCTGTGGACCAACCTGATGAACAGCCTCAAGAATCCCTCGAGCGCCATCGGTGTGATGCGTCTGTGAATGGACGATGGGAAATCGCGAAAAAGTCGCATTGACATGGGCGACGGTTCGTCCGGTGGGATCAGGACGATACTGGCCTACAACGACATGATACGGCCCGAGGCCAGCATCATGTAGCGTTTTAAGCAGGAAGGCCTCAACCGGCAAATCGCGGATTTCCTTGCCGGCCGATTCAGTCAGTACTTGGCGGATATTCTGGTTGGCAAACTGCTTGAGTACTGCTTGATAATCTGTTGGTTGGGACGAAGGTGTTTGGTCCGCCTCCAGCTCTTGAAACAGAATGATATCCGGTCCGCGCCCAGCCTGCACCTTAGACAGTACCTGCGCAATGTTTTCCAGCTTCTTCAGCAGGTGCTTGGGACCGTAACTCTCAGGTTTGTAGTCATCAAATAGTGCGACGCCATCGATGTCGAATAGATTCTCCACGTTGTAGCACAGGACCGTGAAGGTATCGTCCTGGGCTACCAGCAGACTCGTGCTGCCACCGAGTGTCACCATCGATGCTAGAAAAGCTAGCCAAGTACGTCGAATCATTTTGTTTTGTTTCCGTAAAGCACGCCAAGAATCGATCAGCCGCTGTGCGCTCGCACGCGGCTAGTGCAAACACGATCCCAGAATCGAAGGCTAACGCGTACCGGCTGATACGGCCTCCACAGCGCCTGCCGATTCCAACTTGGGATGTAGCCTATTGGACTCCAGAAATTTCAGCAGCACGGTTCTGAACTGTGGGTTGACAAAGGCACTCATGTGATCGGCACCTTCGATGGGCACTAATTGCAGCTTAGGCAGTACACCGACTAACGGATCGACGCTGGTTTTCAGCGGGTCTTGATCGCCGATCAAGGCCAGGACCGGCAAACGGCTTTTGCGCAAATCTGTTTCCGGTACCAGCAATCCATCGCGCCCGCGCATCAAGGCCGCCAAAGCCAAGTGATCGTTGACCATCATCGTTACGAAACTGGTCGACCGAAGTTGCTCGTCGGTAGGAACGGGTTTCCCTGGCGGCGTTAGCGCCTTGAGCAGCGGACCAACGCTGCGATCCTTTTCCAGCGCTTCCGCCAATTCATCCAAGGTAGCTTGGCGAGGATCCTCGGCACGCGGCCAGCCAGCACCACCCAGCGTTACGGAGATTAAACGCTCGGGTGCCGTGGTCAAAAGTTTGCAGGTAATAAAAGCTCCCATTGAATACCCGACGACATGAGCGCGAGCAATCTGCAAGTGATCCATCAGTCGTGTGACATCATGAACCAGCTCGATGCCGTATTGATTGGAATCGTGAGGCTTGTCGCTGCGGCCATGTCCGCGCATATCCAGCGCGATCACGCGAAAGTTATCGTCCAAAGCGTCGACAACTCCCGGCAATACCCAATTTAGCCGAGAGTTCGCGGTAAAGCCGTGGATCAAGATCACCGGCTCACCCTGACCCTGCTCGAGGTAGCATATTCGAACGCCATTGGAGTCGAAAAATCTCTCCTCTGCCGCGCACGCCGCACCGGTTGCAAGAATCACAAACATCAACATCAACCAGCGCGAAAGCATTTTTAATTCTCCTGTTGGGTCGCAATACGACGAACGGTCCAGAGCCACTTCAAGCAAGCTGACTATCAAGGCTCGCGTACGAGAATGAGTCATGATCGTTGACGCGACGCGCAATGTCAACAAGCGAATAAGGCGAGAGTTGTAGTCGTAGACGAAACTATCCACCGCTGAAGTTGATGACATTGGGCGGGGGAGTCGCAGGGAGTCTACCTGGATTCGTGACTCTGGACGCCGACGGCTGTGACTGCCGTCGGCTGCGCCTCTACTTGTCAGCATTTCCGGCCTCTATGGGATACTACGGCTTGCCGTTCAAGAAGTTGGGGAGCCAGAGACTGATTTGAGGTAAGTATGTAATCAACAGCAGCGTGATGGTTAGCGGGATCCAAAATCTGAATGTTCCGCGAATCACCACAGCTAGTGGGGCTCCGCAGACGGAACTGAGTACATACAGTACCAGACCCACTGGCGGCGTTAGAAGTCCGATGACGAGATTCAATATCATAATCATGCCCAGGTGCAGTGGACTGATTCCGTATTGTACGGCGGTTGGCAACAGGATGGGGACGGTAATCAGCAAGGCCGAAACGGGCTCGAGCAACATGCCGACGACTAGCAGTATCAAGTTCAGCAGTAGCAAGAAAACCCAGCGGTCGTCGGTTAGACTGGTTAAAGCAGCAGCAACCAGTTGCGGACCCTGCTCGCGTGCAATTACCCACCCGAATAATCCAGCGGCAGCGACAATCAGCATGATGGTGCCAGTGGTTTGTGTCGTGCGGTGCATGATTTCCAGTAAGCTGGCAAATGTCAGCGTGCGGTAACATAATCCGAGCAACATCACATATAGCACGGCAGCGGCAGCTGCCTCGGTGGGCGTAAAGACTCCACCCAAGATGCCTCCAAGAATAATCACTGGCGTCAGCAACACGGGGAGCGCTTGCAGCACCGCTGACCCGGTCGCAATCGAGTCTTCTGGTAACCGATCACATTCGGGATGTCTACGAGCGTAGCGAAAGACCGAAAGACATAATATGGCAGCTAACAACAGAGCTGGAATGATGCCGGCAACGAACAGAGCACCAACGGGGACTCCAGCCGTGACGGCGTAAATAATGGCTGGAATGCTGGGCGGCATGATTGGACCGATTAGCGACGAGGCTCCGGTTAGCCCCAGCGAGAACCCTTCGTCGTAACCGCGTTTCTTCATGGCTGGGACCATCACGCTGCCCAGTCCAGCGGCATCCGCTACTGCAGCGCCGCTCATCCACGAGAACATCACGCTGCTGAGCACGTTGACATAGGCCAAACTACCTGGCAGCCCGCGCAATACCGCTTGCAGCAAGCGAAATAGTCGGTCGGCCAGTCCGGCTGCGTTGCTGACGTAGCCCGTCATGATAAACAACGGCACAGACAACAATGGAAAGGAATTTATAGCCGCCAACGTCCGCTGCAAGGCGACTCCCAAGGTGATGTCCGGCGAAATCACGACATACAAGAGGCAAGGCAGCAGCATGCTGATCGCCACGGGAACGCGAATCAAGAGTAGCAGCAAAACGCAGCCCACCAACAAAGTCAAAGTCATGTCGGCTTGGCTCCAGTCGTCCGAGTGTGGATGTCCGTCCGCGTTTGGATGTCTACTGTGGCGGAAATCTGACGGTCTCTGCTTGACCGATCCGCCGACGCGCCAAGTTGATCCAGCGGTTGGCGAACACAAGAGAGCCACACCAAATTGAGGATATTATGCAACGTCATCAATAGCAGTCCGACACTTAAGGCACCGTACCAGATGCTCTTGGGAATCCCCAGGGCTGGTGAGGCAACCGGATGCACATACCACACAAAGCGCAAGCCACCTACACATAACGCTCCGCACGTTGCAGCCACAACAATGCAGGCCAATGCGTCCCACCATTGCCGGGCGTTTTGACGTAGACGACTGGACCAAAGATCGACGGTAATATGCCGGCCCTCGGCCATGACTCTTGAGGCTGCTAAGAATGTGAGCCAAATCATGC
Proteins encoded in this window:
- a CDS encoding tyrosine-type recombinase/integrase, whose protein sequence is MSRFMRQPFYRKSCKCWYVKGDHGQFIRLDSVKKTAFEIWRQMLGGKFAEGPMVNVRTLVRVYLQSHEHRKAEAKFKINWSYLNQFSAALGGKQVQHLLPVDVVKWSEEEKTKVKQWSPTTRKDAIRAVKTVFNWAKKRGKIATNPLDDLKCPAANVRTETISDEQHKMLVQAASPALRMYLIASRCGARPRQIREVTAREVSADGRCWIFKDHKTKAKTNRPLVVYLSPCLQSLTKMMIARHAKGPLFRNTRGGAWTKDSVSGQIRRLRTNLGLPSTVVAYSYRHTFATNGLLKGLSIAEVAELLGHSDVTMVSRVYGHLDKHRDHMISAAAKLYSDG
- the msrA gene encoding peptide-methionine (S)-S-oxide reductase MsrA → MLASGFKLLAAFVGATCFSCFAVAQERQVDNFSDSSTRSAEDGTAADSQGELARATFGNGCFWCTEAVFQRVKGVSEVVSGYMGGKVPNPTYEQVSTKKTGHAEVLHLRYDPKVVSYEKLLEIFWKTHDPTTPNRQGNDVGPQYRSVIFYHDDSQRELAEKYKKLLDQSKAFSKPIVTEISPAATFYPAEDYHQNYYNLNKNANPYCRMIQYKLEKFREVFPDQVDPEKDRVK
- a CDS encoding alpha/beta hydrolase; its protein translation is MSSTSAVDSFVYDYNSRLIRLLTLRVASTIMTHSRTRALIVSLLEVALDRSSYCDPTGELKMLSRWLMLMFVILATGAACAAEERFFDSNGVRICYLEQGQGEPVILIHGFTANSRLNWVLPGVVDALDDNFRVIALDMRGHGRSDKPHDSNQYGIELVHDVTRLMDHLQIARAHVVGYSMGAFITCKLLTTAPERLISVTLGGAGWPRAEDPRQATLDELAEALEKDRSVGPLLKALTPPGKPVPTDEQLRSTSFVTMMVNDHLALAALMRGRDGLLVPETDLRKSRLPVLALIGDQDPLKTSVDPLVGVLPKLQLVPIEGADHMSAFVNPQFRTVLLKFLESNRLHPKLESAGAVEAVSAGTR
- a CDS encoding TRAP transporter large permease translates to MTLTLLVGCVLLLLLIRVPVAISMLLPCLLYVVISPDITLGVALQRTLAAINSFPLLSVPLFIMTGYVSNAAGLADRLFRLLQAVLRGLPGSLAYVNVLSSVMFSWMSGAAVADAAGLGSVMVPAMKKRGYDEGFSLGLTGASSLIGPIMPPSIPAIIYAVTAGVPVGALFVAGIIPALLLAAILCLSVFRYARRHPECDRLPEDSIATGSAVLQALPVLLTPVIILGGILGGVFTPTEAAAAAVLYVMLLGLCYRTLTFASLLEIMHRTTQTTGTIMLIVAAAGLFGWVIAREQGPQLVAAALTSLTDDRWVFLLLLNLILLVVGMLLEPVSALLITVPILLPTAVQYGISPLHLGMIMILNLVIGLLTPPVGLVLYVLSSVCGAPLAVVIRGTFRFWIPLTITLLLITYLPQISLWLPNFLNGKP
- a CDS encoding TRAP transporter small permease, whose amino-acid sequence is MNQPSEPRANPHDPNDTRLGSQLSGNRTAVADDQIKRAGMAKQLRRVTQIVMDVERWLATTMLGVLLIVMGSQVIARYMFRAPFSWSEEAARLSMIWLTFLAASRVMAEGRHITVDLWSSRLRQNARQWWDALACIVVAATCGALCVGGLRFVWYVHPVASPALGIPKSIWYGALSVGLLLMTLHNILNLVWLSCVRQPLDQLGASADRSSRDRQISATVDIQTRTDIHTRTTGAKPT